One region of Drosophila teissieri strain GT53w chromosome 2L, Prin_Dtei_1.1, whole genome shotgun sequence genomic DNA includes:
- the LOC122611612 gene encoding anillin isoform X2 — MDPFTQHMLEKAEQRSRALGISNASKFPLAECSVPSSSAASSSGGDAGVQAPRSRSPGAQSTASGGGKVIMLGKATLEASPAKPLRHYTAVNKENLDMGIEINITTDKPIGVQVEIQEQEVTDDEEQEEGGALNPLLEAEPINQPLARLRDTSRSRLQRMGALYSNTDDLSSPIHRTEGQFHVTTGEEDDCGNRSSRQPKQRLGKLAALADTINQWEDDTSHHEVHRPLEAPPPKPHLSSRRAEKGPAPLPPKKDEVDEATRTKQLKWDPKEEAAPASKVEVAVITAKPPVLQKSTTVSQVAKNFVSSAPAPKPTPAPAVSVKSGLVSGRAALFENKGTGGQSQGLRNQKDPCELSLKERMKLFETGNNKAMLPMAPIGSGPSITQIRAEEVKQHLAAVHPVTAAAATNVVASTKPKPESKLRDKVAALVANAQSSAETRIKDIDRQRQEDMQIISNRFNKQKELFDIQPSVSSGAVQARPPAPAPSKVVRPMPPPPPPPIAGLSPASSKRRSPGDAPITDEDSKRARKSHSDRLYPALSDLDSSGDNCCAAETASATDNSHQLDEEETESCMDESEDQSQTEDSSAGMCNGSLGREIMSAVQRNEAEMQQQPGKKTVRYADQDMYYDDSSLNSSQVSAGIDDYLDEALVEDYGSTQDDQSDSGDEPNGSRLSLGSKGTTASNSFSFRKNPASSCTPIDEHHEMIDLQTPLLSGAQPVKSELSVNQDNDNLVTLVHTVSFYRRQQSANSSSSTPVRKICREQQVMRSALAGDCHAKHRLEYDSPQQVGYAGAATDIDDQTDEDDAEMQNAREVNDASQAQDKIKKLLSEVCKQQQVIGQASQALNLCAATVEFSGSTESVEGERYLLLATHRRQACLDEVQRLRVENSIRPVGAPKEKGLLTVKDITIPLRQEYVRKMASNNINGHHLVCLLKYNEHVLATKTVPTMPGLLSVKFPDVLQINNVYADFRITLEIYGMLAQRDQLPHELKYHINLNKKGVIKTPKKKGGENRLVMPPVQSPAGPHVVRTPQLVQYGFAIFSLREIQRTTWTLTQVLGVSPLEGVVHMKVNCELSVSVEYKGFLTMFEDISGFGAWHRRWCYLNGSVINYWKYPDDEKRKTPMGSIDLNSCSSQKVTTAPRDICARLNTMLLECERPALETDQESLIIVPNGRTTTVRHLLSADTKEEREEWCAYLNKALTLLRAWGTTH; from the exons ATGGACCCGTTTACTCAG CACATGCTTGAGAAGGCGGAACAGCGCAGTCGCGCCCTCGGCATCAGCAACGCCAGTAAATTTCCGCTCGCCGAGTGTAGCGTTCCGagctcctccgccgcctcctctTCAGGCGGGGATGCTGGGGTCCAGGCCCCGAGGAGCCGGTCGCCTGGAGCCCAGAGCACGGCCAGCGGCGGCGGAAAGGTTATAATGTTGGGGAAGGCCACGCTGGAGGCTTCGCCGGCCAAGCCGCTGCGTCATTATACAGCGGTAAACAAGGAAAACTTGGACATGGGCATCGAAATAAACATAACCACGGACAAGCCAATTGGT GTGCAAGTTGAAATCCAAGAGCAGGAGGTGACGGATGACGAAGAGCAGGAGGAAGGAGGTGCTCTAAATCCTCTTCTGGAGGCGGAACCAATAAACCAGCCCCTAGCCAGACTAAGGGACACTTCCCGCAGCAGACTGCAACGCATGGGTGCCCTGTACTCAAACACGGATGATCTATCGTCGCCAATCCACCGAACCGAGGGGCAGTTCCATGTGACAACGGGTGAGGAAGATGACTGTGGTAACCGTAGCAGCAGACAACCCAAACAACGGTTGGGCAAACTGGCCGCCTTGGCGGACACCATTAACCAGTGGGAGGATGACACGTCGCACCACGAAGTGCACAGACCCCTCGAAGCACCTCCACCGAAACCGCATTTGTCCAGCCGTAGGGCCGAGAAGGGTCCAGCTCCACTGCCACCCAAGAAGGACGAAGTCGACGAGGCTACCAGGACCAAGCAGCTGAAGTGGGATCCCAAG GAAGAGGCTGCACCAGCCTCCAAAGTGGAAGTGGCGGTAATAACTGCCAAGCCACCAGTGCTGCAGAAATCAACTACGGTCAGCCAGGTCGCCAAGAATTTTGTCTCTTCTGCACCAGCGCCCAAGCCAACACCAGCGCCTGCGGTTAGTGTAAAATCCGGCTTGGTTTCCGGACGGGCGGCTCTTTTTGAAAACAAGGGAACCGGTGGACAGTCGCAAGGCCTGCGCAACCAAAAGGATCCTTGTGAGCTGTCGCTGAAGGAGCGCATGAAGCTATTCGAAACGGGCAATAACAAAGCGATGTTGCCGATGGCGCCCATAGGATCTGGTCCCAGTATTACACAAATCCGAGCGGAAGAGGTGAAAC AACATTTAGCTGCAGTACATCCGGTGACAGCTGCCGCTGCTACTAACGTGGTTGCATCGACCAAGCCAAAACCTGAAAGCAAGTTGCGTGACAAGGTGGCCGCTTTGGTGGCAAATGCGCAATCAAGTGCAGAGACGCGAATCAAGGACATTGATCGCCAACGGCAGGAAGACATGCAGATTATTTCAAATCGCTTTAACAAACAAAAGGAGCTCTTTGACATTCAACCATCCGTCAGTTCGGGGGCTGTTCAAGCTCGACCTCCCGCTCCAGCTCCTAGCAAAGTAGTGCGGCCCATGCCaccgcctccaccgccgcctaTCGCTGGTCTCTCACCCGCCAGCAGCAAGAGGCGATCAC CTGGTGATGCGCCCATCACTGACGAGGATTCGAAGCGAGCCCGCAAATCGCATTCGGATCGACTCTATCCAGCCCTGTCCGACCTCGACTCCAGCGGTGACAACTGCTGCGCCGCGGAAACTGCCTCAGCTACGGATAACAGCCATCAACTGGATGAGGAGGAAACCGAAAG TTGCATGGATGAGTCCGAAGACCAGTCGCAGACTGAGGACAGTAGCGCCGGCATGTGCAATGGCAGTCTTGGCCGCGAGATAATGAGTGCAGTGCAGCGCAACGAAGCGGagatgcaacagcagccgggCAAGAAG ACTGTGCGCTATGCGGACCAGGACATGTATTACGACGACAGCTCTTTGAACTCGTCGCAGGTCTCTGCGGGCATCGATGATTATCTGGATGAAGCACTTGTCGAGGATTACGGCAGCACTCAGGATGACCAGAGCGACAGCGGGGATGAGCCAAATGGCAGTCGTCTGTCCTTGGGC AGCAAAGGAACCACGGCCTCAAACAGCTTTTCCTTCCGAAAGAATCCTGCCTCTTCTTGCACGCCTATCGATGAGCATCATGAGATGATAGACCTGCAGACGCCGctgctcagtggtgcccagCCGGTCAAGTCGGAATTAAGTGTTAACCAGGACAACGACAACCTCGTTACCCTGGTGCACACGGTCAGCTTCTATCGCCGCCAGCAGAGCGCCAAC agctccagctccacaCCGGTTCGCAAGATCTGTCGAGAGCAGCAGGTAATGCGATCAGCCCTAGCTGGCGATTGTCATGCCAAGCACAGACTGGAGTACGACTCTCCTCAGCAGGTTGGTTACGCCGGTGCAGCAACTGACATAGATGACCAGACCGACGAGGACGATGCAGAGATGCAAAATGCGCGGGAAGTAAACGATGCCTCACAGGCACAAGACAAGATCAAAAAGCTGTTGAGCGAGGTGtgcaagcagcagcaggtgatAGGGCAAGCGAGTCAGGCCCTGAACCTTTGCGCTGCCACCGTAGAGTTCTCCGGCTCCACAGAGTCCGTGGAGGGAGAGCGATATCTGCTTCTTGCAA CCCATCGACGCCAGGCATGTTTAGATGAAGTTCAGCGTTTAAGAGTTGAGAACAGTATTCGTCCGGTGGGTGCACCAAAAGAAAAGGGCCTACTGACGGTCAAGGACATAACCATTCCTTTGCGTCAGGAGTACGTGCGTAAAATGGCCTCTAACAACATTAACGGCCATCATCTTGTGTGCCTTCTGAAGTACAATGAGCACGTGCTGGCCACCAAGACGGTACCCACAATGCCTGGTTTGCTATCAGTCAAGTTTCCCGATGtcttgcaaataaataatgtatatgctgacttcagg ATCACACTAGAAATTTATGGCATGTTAGCCCAACGCGATCAGCTGCCGCACGAGCTTAAGTACCACATCAACTTGAACAAGAAGGGAGTCATTAAGACCCCAAAGAAAAAGGGAGGCGAGAATCGACTGGTGATGCCACCAGTACAAAGTCCGGCGGGACCACATGTGGTACGGACGCCGCAGCTGGTGCAATACGGCTTTGCAATTTTCTCCCTGCGTGAAATTCAACGCACTACGTGGACGCTGACCCAGGTGCTGGGCGTTAGTCCCCTGGAGGGTGTGGTTCATATGAAGGTCAACTGTGAACTATCCGTTAGTGTGGAGTACAAAGGATTCCTTACCATGTTCGAAGACATCTCTGGATTTGGCGCATGGCATCGTCGTTGGTGCTATCTGAATGGCTCCGTAATCAACTACTGGAAGTACCCGGATGATGAGAAGCGCAAGACGCCAATGGGCAGCATAGATCTGAATTCTTGCAGTTCCCAAAAGGTGACCACTGCACCGCGGGACATTTGCGCCCGTCTCAACACCATGCTGCTGGAGTGTGAACGACCGGCGCTGGAGACGGACCAAGAGTCATTAATAATTGTACCCAACGGACGTACCACCACGGTACGCCATCTTCTCTCAGCCGACACAAAGGAGGAGCGCGAGGAATGGTGCGCCTACCTAAACAAGGCACTGACACTGCTGCGCGCTTGGGGAACCACCCACTGA
- the LOC122611612 gene encoding anillin isoform X1: MDPFTQHMLEKAEQRSRALGISNASKFPLAECSVPSSSAASSSGGDAGVQAPRSRSPGAQSTASGGGKVIMLGKATLEASPAKPLRHYTAVNKENLDMGIEINITTDKPIGVQVEIQEQEVTDDEEQEEGGALNPLLEAEPINQPLARLRDTSRSRLQRMGALYSNTDDLSSPIHRTEGQFHVTTGEEDDCGNRSSRQPKQRLGKLAALADTINQWEDDTSHHEVHRPLEAPPPKPHLSSRRAEKGPAPLPPKKDEVDEATRTKQLKWDPKVLSSLEAQGFQRRESSTIKHTYDYAKQEEAAPASKVEVAVITAKPPVLQKSTTVSQVAKNFVSSAPAPKPTPAPAVSVKSGLVSGRAALFENKGTGGQSQGLRNQKDPCELSLKERMKLFETGNNKAMLPMAPIGSGPSITQIRAEEVKQHLAAVHPVTAAAATNVVASTKPKPESKLRDKVAALVANAQSSAETRIKDIDRQRQEDMQIISNRFNKQKELFDIQPSVSSGAVQARPPAPAPSKVVRPMPPPPPPPIAGLSPASSKRRSPGDAPITDEDSKRARKSHSDRLYPALSDLDSSGDNCCAAETASATDNSHQLDEEETESCMDESEDQSQTEDSSAGMCNGSLGREIMSAVQRNEAEMQQQPGKKTVRYADQDMYYDDSSLNSSQVSAGIDDYLDEALVEDYGSTQDDQSDSGDEPNGSRLSLGSKGTTASNSFSFRKNPASSCTPIDEHHEMIDLQTPLLSGAQPVKSELSVNQDNDNLVTLVHTVSFYRRQQSANSSSSTPVRKICREQQVMRSALAGDCHAKHRLEYDSPQQVGYAGAATDIDDQTDEDDAEMQNAREVNDASQAQDKIKKLLSEVCKQQQVIGQASQALNLCAATVEFSGSTESVEGERYLLLATHRRQACLDEVQRLRVENSIRPVGAPKEKGLLTVKDITIPLRQEYVRKMASNNINGHHLVCLLKYNEHVLATKTVPTMPGLLSVKFPDVLQINNVYADFRITLEIYGMLAQRDQLPHELKYHINLNKKGVIKTPKKKGGENRLVMPPVQSPAGPHVVRTPQLVQYGFAIFSLREIQRTTWTLTQVLGVSPLEGVVHMKVNCELSVSVEYKGFLTMFEDISGFGAWHRRWCYLNGSVINYWKYPDDEKRKTPMGSIDLNSCSSQKVTTAPRDICARLNTMLLECERPALETDQESLIIVPNGRTTTVRHLLSADTKEEREEWCAYLNKALTLLRAWGTTH; this comes from the exons ATGGACCCGTTTACTCAG CACATGCTTGAGAAGGCGGAACAGCGCAGTCGCGCCCTCGGCATCAGCAACGCCAGTAAATTTCCGCTCGCCGAGTGTAGCGTTCCGagctcctccgccgcctcctctTCAGGCGGGGATGCTGGGGTCCAGGCCCCGAGGAGCCGGTCGCCTGGAGCCCAGAGCACGGCCAGCGGCGGCGGAAAGGTTATAATGTTGGGGAAGGCCACGCTGGAGGCTTCGCCGGCCAAGCCGCTGCGTCATTATACAGCGGTAAACAAGGAAAACTTGGACATGGGCATCGAAATAAACATAACCACGGACAAGCCAATTGGT GTGCAAGTTGAAATCCAAGAGCAGGAGGTGACGGATGACGAAGAGCAGGAGGAAGGAGGTGCTCTAAATCCTCTTCTGGAGGCGGAACCAATAAACCAGCCCCTAGCCAGACTAAGGGACACTTCCCGCAGCAGACTGCAACGCATGGGTGCCCTGTACTCAAACACGGATGATCTATCGTCGCCAATCCACCGAACCGAGGGGCAGTTCCATGTGACAACGGGTGAGGAAGATGACTGTGGTAACCGTAGCAGCAGACAACCCAAACAACGGTTGGGCAAACTGGCCGCCTTGGCGGACACCATTAACCAGTGGGAGGATGACACGTCGCACCACGAAGTGCACAGACCCCTCGAAGCACCTCCACCGAAACCGCATTTGTCCAGCCGTAGGGCCGAGAAGGGTCCAGCTCCACTGCCACCCAAGAAGGACGAAGTCGACGAGGCTACCAGGACCAAGCAGCTGAAGTGGGATCCCAAGGTATTAAGCTCTCTGGAGGCACAAGGTTTTCAACGCCGCGAATCATCAACCATTAAACACACATATGATTATGCCAAACAGGAAGAGGCTGCACCAGCCTCCAAAGTGGAAGTGGCGGTAATAACTGCCAAGCCACCAGTGCTGCAGAAATCAACTACGGTCAGCCAGGTCGCCAAGAATTTTGTCTCTTCTGCACCAGCGCCCAAGCCAACACCAGCGCCTGCGGTTAGTGTAAAATCCGGCTTGGTTTCCGGACGGGCGGCTCTTTTTGAAAACAAGGGAACCGGTGGACAGTCGCAAGGCCTGCGCAACCAAAAGGATCCTTGTGAGCTGTCGCTGAAGGAGCGCATGAAGCTATTCGAAACGGGCAATAACAAAGCGATGTTGCCGATGGCGCCCATAGGATCTGGTCCCAGTATTACACAAATCCGAGCGGAAGAGGTGAAAC AACATTTAGCTGCAGTACATCCGGTGACAGCTGCCGCTGCTACTAACGTGGTTGCATCGACCAAGCCAAAACCTGAAAGCAAGTTGCGTGACAAGGTGGCCGCTTTGGTGGCAAATGCGCAATCAAGTGCAGAGACGCGAATCAAGGACATTGATCGCCAACGGCAGGAAGACATGCAGATTATTTCAAATCGCTTTAACAAACAAAAGGAGCTCTTTGACATTCAACCATCCGTCAGTTCGGGGGCTGTTCAAGCTCGACCTCCCGCTCCAGCTCCTAGCAAAGTAGTGCGGCCCATGCCaccgcctccaccgccgcctaTCGCTGGTCTCTCACCCGCCAGCAGCAAGAGGCGATCAC CTGGTGATGCGCCCATCACTGACGAGGATTCGAAGCGAGCCCGCAAATCGCATTCGGATCGACTCTATCCAGCCCTGTCCGACCTCGACTCCAGCGGTGACAACTGCTGCGCCGCGGAAACTGCCTCAGCTACGGATAACAGCCATCAACTGGATGAGGAGGAAACCGAAAG TTGCATGGATGAGTCCGAAGACCAGTCGCAGACTGAGGACAGTAGCGCCGGCATGTGCAATGGCAGTCTTGGCCGCGAGATAATGAGTGCAGTGCAGCGCAACGAAGCGGagatgcaacagcagccgggCAAGAAG ACTGTGCGCTATGCGGACCAGGACATGTATTACGACGACAGCTCTTTGAACTCGTCGCAGGTCTCTGCGGGCATCGATGATTATCTGGATGAAGCACTTGTCGAGGATTACGGCAGCACTCAGGATGACCAGAGCGACAGCGGGGATGAGCCAAATGGCAGTCGTCTGTCCTTGGGC AGCAAAGGAACCACGGCCTCAAACAGCTTTTCCTTCCGAAAGAATCCTGCCTCTTCTTGCACGCCTATCGATGAGCATCATGAGATGATAGACCTGCAGACGCCGctgctcagtggtgcccagCCGGTCAAGTCGGAATTAAGTGTTAACCAGGACAACGACAACCTCGTTACCCTGGTGCACACGGTCAGCTTCTATCGCCGCCAGCAGAGCGCCAAC agctccagctccacaCCGGTTCGCAAGATCTGTCGAGAGCAGCAGGTAATGCGATCAGCCCTAGCTGGCGATTGTCATGCCAAGCACAGACTGGAGTACGACTCTCCTCAGCAGGTTGGTTACGCCGGTGCAGCAACTGACATAGATGACCAGACCGACGAGGACGATGCAGAGATGCAAAATGCGCGGGAAGTAAACGATGCCTCACAGGCACAAGACAAGATCAAAAAGCTGTTGAGCGAGGTGtgcaagcagcagcaggtgatAGGGCAAGCGAGTCAGGCCCTGAACCTTTGCGCTGCCACCGTAGAGTTCTCCGGCTCCACAGAGTCCGTGGAGGGAGAGCGATATCTGCTTCTTGCAA CCCATCGACGCCAGGCATGTTTAGATGAAGTTCAGCGTTTAAGAGTTGAGAACAGTATTCGTCCGGTGGGTGCACCAAAAGAAAAGGGCCTACTGACGGTCAAGGACATAACCATTCCTTTGCGTCAGGAGTACGTGCGTAAAATGGCCTCTAACAACATTAACGGCCATCATCTTGTGTGCCTTCTGAAGTACAATGAGCACGTGCTGGCCACCAAGACGGTACCCACAATGCCTGGTTTGCTATCAGTCAAGTTTCCCGATGtcttgcaaataaataatgtatatgctgacttcagg ATCACACTAGAAATTTATGGCATGTTAGCCCAACGCGATCAGCTGCCGCACGAGCTTAAGTACCACATCAACTTGAACAAGAAGGGAGTCATTAAGACCCCAAAGAAAAAGGGAGGCGAGAATCGACTGGTGATGCCACCAGTACAAAGTCCGGCGGGACCACATGTGGTACGGACGCCGCAGCTGGTGCAATACGGCTTTGCAATTTTCTCCCTGCGTGAAATTCAACGCACTACGTGGACGCTGACCCAGGTGCTGGGCGTTAGTCCCCTGGAGGGTGTGGTTCATATGAAGGTCAACTGTGAACTATCCGTTAGTGTGGAGTACAAAGGATTCCTTACCATGTTCGAAGACATCTCTGGATTTGGCGCATGGCATCGTCGTTGGTGCTATCTGAATGGCTCCGTAATCAACTACTGGAAGTACCCGGATGATGAGAAGCGCAAGACGCCAATGGGCAGCATAGATCTGAATTCTTGCAGTTCCCAAAAGGTGACCACTGCACCGCGGGACATTTGCGCCCGTCTCAACACCATGCTGCTGGAGTGTGAACGACCGGCGCTGGAGACGGACCAAGAGTCATTAATAATTGTACCCAACGGACGTACCACCACGGTACGCCATCTTCTCTCAGCCGACACAAAGGAGGAGCGCGAGGAATGGTGCGCCTACCTAAACAAGGCACTGACACTGCTGCGCGCTTGGGGAACCACCCACTGA